ctcttataaattttcatatattttaggtcattttattattacttttaagCATATTAAGTAAACGTATTAGATTTATGACAGCATTATTCAAAGAAAGTGCTAAATGTTTAGCAGAATTACCAGGTTTATTTTTTCAACCCTTATTAACATTTACTGCtctgatattattttttacattttggGTAACTGTAATTCTTTGCCTTGCAACAGCTAGtaagtattttaatttgtctGTGTTGCATAATCTCAAAATagaagtaatatttatataacaatgcAAAAATTATAGATTATCCTGGAACAAAATCTGTACAGATGTATAAAAATCACATATTTGATCCTCTAAATTTTAGTCTAATTAGAGAAAAAAGTGCATATGTtgaagaaaggaaatttgaCTTTTCCCTTGACTCATTTAAAAGTAAGTCTGTATTAACATATGTAATATGtcccttttttaatttagcaCTTGTTATTACCATTGAAGTGTTTTAGCTTTCACACTTGTGGAATATGTAGACCCAACTTGGGTAAAATATATGTGGTGGGTGTATATCATAGGATTAATATGGACGTCTGAATTCATTATTTCTTGCCAAGATATGGTGATATCAGGAGCTGTAGCTCATTGGTAttttaggtaatattataagaaaaatcatcttatgcatataaataaaatagaatatacatatttatataatatatatatatttattgtttcagAGGCAAAGACGCTAGTGCATCCCTAGTATGCTCTGCTATGGGAAATTTAGTTAGTTATCACTTAGGTTCTGTGGCTTGTggttcatttttaataacacTTTTTAAGTTACCTCGTTTAATCTTAACATATCTTTATGCTAAGTATGTTTTACTAATAAACATAGATGAGCctataagatatataaaatataaaaatttgtaatataaatattccacAGGTTTGAGAAAAGCAAAGAAACATCTCCATGTGCACAGTGTGGTTTAAAATGCTGCATATGCTGTTTTTATtgcttagaaaaatttattcgatatatgAATCATAATGCATATACTGTAGTTGCCATTGAAGGGACACATTTTTGCAATGCAGCCAAAAtcgtatgttataatttattttcatctagAAATTTTTAgctagaaatttataaaagtaatgcTATAGAAAATACAGTAATTTACATTCTTCTACTTTTGTAGGCATTTACAGCTCTTGTTAGTAATGCTTTACAAATTGCAGTAATTAATGGAATAGgagattttattctatttttggGTAAATGTTTTGTCACTGCTGCAACGGGGAGTGTTGGATTGTTATTTATGAAACAGGATCCCagattacatttttatgcaGCACCAATTTTCGTTATCTGtgtttttgcattttttattgctcattgtattatttctctttatgAGGTATATTATAAAGATTGTTTATATGAATAGATTACATgaatcatatacatatttatcatttcatgTTTTATTACAGACTGTAATAGATACACTTTTTCTTTGTATCTGTGAGGACAAGAATTTAAATGGAGAGAATGGAAAGTGGCGTCAGTCAGCATTAGCTCAAATTGGATCTAATACTAGTTCAAATGGACAACAGTCGCATGAATTAGTACCAATGAACACATAAGTATTATGCTAAAGCACAAATTTCCTTCCCAATATTCCCTCACTTTTATAGATGCTTTTATGCAACATTATATCATCCATAAAATTAAGATcatcatatacatacatatatactattatacatacattatataatattatataataatagtgtAATagcaattatataatatatatatgtatgtacatatgatTACGAATATGTACCTTACATCAAAGTTATAAgctatatttaaataacagcTTAAACTTATCAATTAACAAATCTTTTTATACATCTAAAACTACTGccatatatgtacaaaatatctttcatttgTAGCACAGGATTTCTAATCAGTTTTTAATCAGTTTAGCATTTCCttaaaaaatgcataaaaataatattattaattaatatttctaaaagcTATTACACTAAAACCAtgagaaatatgtattttgattataaaaaaaatgttatataaagatctgttttataaagatattaaattaagaaaagatCAAccgtttatattttatgtacgattttgtaaaatttattagtaaAAGTATTGTTTGCTATTTTTATAGTACTTAATATATGTGGAGAATACAGATTTTAATCATGCATTTTTTAAAGTCCttagatacatatattttcataaaaacatCAACAAAAAAAATTGGTTTTTACTATCTTGGAGAGAATATgtgttttcttttcgttttagaATTGTTATcagtatttataaatgtaacataaatatataattttctatataatgaaaataatgaatgACATAACTGAAGATGtaaaaaatgatatgaaaGATCTACAAGtactattatttactaaaatcGAGAGAACTAAGTATGTATACTACGGAATCGTGATGTCGAGACTGAATTATTTTGGATTTGTAAAATCTAGATTGAACTACCCCAATGTTATTGCAACCTCAATTTCTATACTTATGTGATTCCGTAATACATTTGTGTTGGTTCTACGGTCTTTAATATCTTATCTTCTAGTTTTGAAATACATTATTATCATGTGGTATATGCAAATaagtagataaaatatttttttatgttttattttaggtgtttttttaatattaagtgAAGAAAGGAAAGTATAATGTGTAACTATAATAACCATCttgctatttttaaattttgaatctATACCTGAATTTTCATACCTGAATGATtgttattgtttaaataattcttaattaacATCATAagtcaatttaaatttgagCTTAGAGTTTATACATGAAAACATTCAAGCATCTGCATTAATATGCAATGTATAAGGTGTCCTATAAAGTGTGCTTTAATGTAACTAAATCAAGTACAAATATGTGCCAGCGCAATTTATAATGCGATAAGAATCTATgaataactttatgtagtattatcaaATGACATATACTATGATAATAAatctacttttatttcgagtctatataatacattgtaatatattatatatatacaatataacgtagaatattatcttattatcaatggaatcaaatatttgtttcctGTCTATATCTTTgtttatgaattatattaattgcaATAATGTAGTTTTTTTCTTCAATGATGTGTAATTATACAAAGTAATTATACATGTTTATTCAATCGTGTTTAACATTATGCATTTTATACAAAtcagttttaaataaatcacgTTGCTATGTAGTTCTATGAAAATGTATGTGTagcatataaattatataaaatttaaacaagaTATGTATAAAGTTCATATACGtgtattttatgtactttAGATTGCTAATTCTTTTAGGCTTGTCTTTGTaaagtatgtatattacactgtatgaagaataaaaatatattgtttatgaaatagttaaaaaaaattttattaacgtaatattattacaatataatacaaacTTTTGAGTGCAATATTACAGtattaattcctttttttctttttagaattAGTatgttttatcttctttcctaatggcattttaattttttttttctttccactaTCATTAGACTGtacttcttttgtttctttctgttGTAATTCTATTGCTTTCTCTAATGGATCacctttaaatatttcatccatGGGATTCAATGAATATGATTCCTTTGGTTTACTGCTCTCTTGTGCCATTTTCTGTTCTaccttatttatatatttaccaGCAATATTCTTCTTCAAAGACTGTCgaaactataatatataaaatgttataattattaaatttagtacttttaattttgtcatacattaaatttatccCAAAAATTTGATTGATTTATACCTTAGCAGGGGATATATAAGAAGGATTATCCCAAAGTACTTCTCCACTAAAGCTattagcaaatatttttattggatTTAATACAAATCTTGGACCTATTTCAGCTAAACCTCCATCTTCTgttaaaatttggaaatttcgaaaCCATATTCTATTGTCTAATATAgtgaatgtatatatatggtCAAAAAATGGTTGACTCTTAGGATGATGATTGGGGACACCAAAGATTTGAACAAACAATTCTTTCAACAAACCATAATGTGGTTTTGTGTTAAAATTCTCATCAAATGATAGCAATGGTCTAGAACCTCTTAAACAATTTCCAGTCATTTTTAATTCTGCCATAGTATAAACTACAACATAGAAGTTATTAATCTATTTgtgacattaaaattatttataatatgatataatttatagaatttaacaTTCTATAATTAAGcattataatacgtactatttTCAACAAGAAATTTTGCACATGGTCCTACCGAAATGTTAGAAAaccataaatataaatccctttttcttctgccttcaaataatattgatttattgcaatttttcatttcacatATTTCATTAATCACTTGTAAATTTTTAGTACGTTCTATTTTAGATTCAGGGCGATGGTGAGGCATAAGAGTTTTTAAATCATCCATGAGATGACGATGTCTATAACTGATTCCCCTAGTAGCAAATACTAACACTCTTTGCTTATTAATCCATTTTATCTATAgcataaaatgaaaatgtataacaaatttattaccaattgaaatatgttttatatgtatttatatctcTACTTGCTAGAAGTtgaataaaacagaaaaaggaTATTTTTAAACCTTTTTTGGTGGTGGTTCATCGGATATTCTTTTTGCTGGTAAAACTTCGGGTTGtggtatattttctttattaagaTTATTGATTCGTTTACGTTTTAATTCCTTTTTCGCCATTATTAATTCGAAGAActcacataaataaatataaaaatttttccaatagTAAGGTTAACTGTACAGGAATATATTACACGTGCTTTCTATCATGGAGACAATAAAACTACACAGACTACATATGGATATTCTGTTgaacataaacaaaatttgattattgCGGCTGCAACTATTGGCTGCTGACTAGTGAAATTCAAATGCcactatatgtatgtatttaatgtaGGTACATagtttattgtatttaaaatacaataccttgtattttatgtaaaattatgtaaaatgatttaattaattttgtaatttgtattatgttttattagaTATCAATCACATtgtaagatataataaatcatatttatatgtagtatatagtataagctctataattttataaactatataagtattaaattagaaaatatactagtcattaataaaaaataatgtaacataATGTTAAcagttaatatatatatataatgtatataatgtatatatatatgtagataattatatttctatgagAACAGTACGACATGAACATAATAATCTAGATCATGGATTGgcgtataattttgttaagtATACTGATTTTTAAAAGAGGAATTTGTTATGAAAAGTGTAAGCCAAATATAGGTGAGTAAAAGAATATActaatgatataaaataattttatgtaatatctTTACGTTTAAAACATAAGAAAATTGACACAAAGCAAATGTATTACAATTGATTTCAAGCAATGAAGCATATTATTTTCACGTTTAATAAGATATCACCTATAGATTGTTCCCACTTATACTGTATAAATCTTTCTTATATTGGATTTTATATTGGATTAATactacctaatgacaaaatacgCGATCATTTAGTTGCTAAcccaataattaaaaactttgtTTTTTAGCAATTATTGGAGGTGGTATTGGTGGCGCAGCAAGTTCTCATTTTCTTACAGaactatttaataataatcttaataTCGATTTATACGAAGCAAAAATTATCGGTGGGCGTTTGGCCACTATAAAAGTTGACGGCAATGAATTCGAAGCTGGAGGTTCAGTCATACATcctcgaaataaatatatgcgagattttgttgaattactcggtattttgttttcttatttttacatttctacagatatagtttcataaatatttaaaatgcacGTTTGTTGAATTAGGTTTAGAACACAGACCATCTAAAGATGAAAGAACAAGTATTTGGAATGgcaatgaaattatatttgaagaaagTAATTGGGagatattatcatttattaaattaatttacagatATGGTGTTCAGCCATTCAGTCTCAACAGGTATCCCATATGTATTCTTGAAAAAGTATATCAAACATCTCATCacatatatttgatattacaataatagttcactttattaattttaaacagaTATATAACTTccataataaataactttgaaaaaatatatcatctACAGGATGATGGAGGAGTTTTCACAAATATCAGTAATCTTTTGTTATCTATAAATCCCGGATTTCCAAAGTTGttagaaaaatctattaaaagTGAGATTTTGAATCTGGGTtattcagaaaaattaattaatgaactTGTAAAGACAACATTAGTAGTAAATTATGGGCAAGACACAAATGTTCATAGCTTTGTTGGCTTTGTATCTTTAGCTGAAGCAGGTTTTAATTTGTGGTCTGTAAAAGGGGGAAATAAAAaggttgttttttttttttttgttaattttgtagaaaagatattttcattttatagtcaatcattgtattaatattttaggtACCtgaacatttaatatatagaaataaacatGTAAATGTTGTGCCTTCACAtgtgattaaaattattaacatacTAAACAATGATActcaaaatttatatgaagTGCATTATCATAATCAAGGTatgatgtaaaaataataaatgatatctTTATAATGATTAAGGAATGATTTCTTTTTCAGACAGTACAAATATAATGAAAGCAACATATGATATTGTAATACTGGCAATTCCACTTATCCATGATCAACAATTTCCTATAACTTTTGAAGGTTTTCCAAACAATGATTTTTTCAGTCCTGTGAAGTACCATGAAACTATAGCTACATTTGTGAAAGCAGATTTAAAACCACACTATTTTGGCTTAGAGGCAGaattagataatattttaagctGTGATCCTAACAGAACGATAGTTAGTTCTTTGGGAAGGTTAAATTCTGTAGAAGGTTCAATGAAGAATAGTAatgtttggaaaatatttagcaATAAACCTTTAAagtcaaatattataaatgaaatgttttcaaatgtaagactactttataatatttatataaactgtGATATATATGACAtgcaacataaaattaatttattatgtttaaggttcaagaaataaaacagattGCTTGGAAGGCATATCCTGAATACTCAACAAAAATTCatgaagcaaaatttaaattgcatAATGCACTCTATCATGTTAATGCTATTGAATGGATAGCTAGTGCAATGGAAATGAGCGCAATAGGCGGAAAAAATGTTGCATTATTAGCATATAGAGATTTTTTTAGAAAGTtttgttttgaaaaaattgtacagaCAAGTtcacttaaaaaaaaattatctactgaattgtaatataagattagtataaaacagttaatattagttttaatttaaaaaattgtaaaatgcgtataatttttgcaataaaGCTATCATTGAAAttactgtaatattattttttattacaaacatGAACAGTTTTTAGCTTATAATTTCACacagtatataattttaattatgttatgcttatttcatattattcgcgttaatttatattaaaacaaaataaaacaaagtagaaatttttatttcaactgcAATTAGTTTCTGAAGTGTTAAGTAGAAATGATCGTATGGTAAACATACGAATTTGGTGTAACtacaaatatatactattttataataatgcaatgattataaaataactaTTATTACTCAAATATACTCAAgtgaaaattgtatatcaaTGTTAATACCAAAAGCTTTTCATGATgcataatacattaaaattaagatttttgttataaatttaagTCTCTAAGAATATAACCTCTTTAATCCTTGAATGAAACATATGAATGTCAATATCATACGAATGTGACATGTGAAAAATGTGATCTCAGAAGCAAAGttgtatgtaatgttataaacaTTTCACTTGAAAAGAAACTGTATGTAATGGAAAATCATTCTGTTCGTATAAATTACGCGTTAACACCTCGTGACACAGAACAACAATTAATACATGATGGTGAAACTAAATTatatgaagaaaatattaagaaacacGAAGAAACGATTGTAACAAGTGAAACTATGGGCGGTTCATTCTATCCCAAAGCTATGTTATTTCTAGTATTATGGTATCTCATTAGTGGATGTACTTTATTCttgaataaatacatattatcatatatGGAAGGCAATCCTACAATTTTGGgtaaattaatatctaaactgacataaactttcttttctatttcatgtttaaaattatagattgaaatattaatgatttttatctttaatattaaatgttaatttatcTGAATAGGTGCTTGTCAAATGTTAATGACCACGGTTTGTGGATTTATTCAAATGTATTTTCCATGTGGAATGTACAAAACACGTACCAGATTAATGAGACCAGCAggtttttataaacatatgaTATTGGTTGGATGTACAAGATTTACAACTGTAGTACTAGGACTAGTATCACTTAATTATGTAGCAGTGAGTTTCACAGAAACTATTAAAAGTAGTGCGCCACTATTTACCGTCCTTATTAGCAGATATTTATTAGGTAAGAATCAATATAtagttacattttattttctattattaatatacaattttttaataaacatttctacttacaaatatttttaagttatataaatatttgttattaaaaatattaaattaatatattatttacaggGGAACATACAGGgttatatgtaaatttatctttaattcCTTTAATGTGTGGTCTAGCTCTATGTTCAATAAACGAAATTAGTTTTGACTTCAGAGGGTTTATTGCAGCTATGGCTACAAATGTAACAGAATGTTTACaaaatgtttattccaaaatGTTAATCAGTGGTGATAATTTTAGGTATACgtaagtattatatatatatattgatattagATCTTTTATTTACTGCTATTTATACCTTACactattcaattaaattttttacattcattaataatatgaaattataggCCTGCAGAACTGCAATTCTATACTAGTTTAGCATCAATTGTGGTACAAATACCAGTATTGATCTTATTTGTAGATTTACCAACAATTGAACATTCTTTgagttttaaattattcacaGCATTTCTACTTAATGGAGTGTTCTTCCATTTTCAAAGTATTACAGCATATGTACTTATGAATTACATCAGTCCTGTGACACATAGGTGTGCTTTTTAtgctattttaaaataaaatatttataagatattttgaaatttgattacTAACAGTATTTTGTATCATTGCAGTGTCGTTAATACAGCAAAGAGAGCATCTTTAATCTGGCTCTCTGTTTTACTATTTAATAACCCTGTAACTGGTTTATCTGCTATGGGAACATCTTTAGTAATAATAGGAGTGTTATTGTATAATCGAGCACAAGAATATGATAAACTAAACAAAGCAAAGTTACGATACAATTCTAAagttaatttacaataatattaattaatcaaattataaaaatttaatatttaataaaaataattaacgcGTTTacgttaattacgtaatgaaaaatgaaaacaaatgtagtaataatttttataatagagTATTTTATTCACTgcaatgataaattatttataatttcaattctctttataaattaaaagtatattttacacTTTAGATGCATTTTACAGCAAAACAACTCTAACTGAATACATGTAATAATTCAGATATACATGATCATAAAAGTTTTGTCGTATACAATGAGTATAtcgtaagaaaaaaataatttattttttgatagattaacatatatgtatgtaaaatattactgATTTAAtacaagatttaaaaaatcttaagaataattttttatcttattaaaaaatgtaaaaaacgataaattctttaatttattttatctcattaattaatgtatcattaattttgtatcattatttttatacacagtttaaaaatattaataattgtctAAAATCCTCTAAATTCAATGGGTACTGTACAatgttgtacaattttttcatacaaagaatagatgatataaaaatatgtggtaTAAAGAATACGGCTCTATTAGAATAAATGGTgtacatataataatgtaCATTATGAAACATGCGAACATCAGTGTAGTATGGAATGTTAAAATATGAATGGCAATATATCCTTcccaaaaaattaattaatttcaaaagatAACATGTatagtattttctaaattaagttGGTTCCTACTACATTAACACATTGACTGCTATGATGACTGGCATTATGTTGATATcagaattaattacatataaattaaataaaaaattattcataaaatttttactatttctaataGTTATAGTTTAAAGTATTAAATGCATCATAAAGTGCTTGAAcaacttttctttttagtaaAGTATTATGTAGAAAATCATCTGGCAATCgacatatttatatgtttacaAACTAGCTACAAGAGCTTGATCAAGGTCAACTAAAAGGTCTAGTTCTGTTTCAAGACCAATAGATAAACGAATTAACTTATTAGTAATGCCTAATGTTGCTCTAGCTTCTTCAGGTACTGAAGCATGAGTCATCACGCACCTatgcaaaaaattaaaacaataaaagtgGTGGAAAGACTTATATGTATTGATGATAAACTACCATTTACTCACGGTAATTCAGCAAGAGATTCATAACCACCAAGTGATTCTgctaatgtaaataattttaaggCCTTTAAAAATTTGCTGGAATTACTTTTTAGATAAAATGAAACCATTCCACTATGACCAGAAGTTTGTTTAAGAGCAATTTCATGCTGTGGATGTGAGGGAAGGtctacaattaaattttacattttacaagaTGATGAAAGATATCAGTTACATATTATCTAATTGTAGGGAATATTgtgttacatttttctaaaattgtatGAGAtgttaaaacatataaaaattataaatttaatacttcATAGATACATACATGGATGGATTACTTTTTCTACACAAGGATGTGATTCTAAAAATTGTGCAACTGCTAATCCATTTTTCATATGTTGCTGCATTCTAATTTCCAGAGTTTTTAAACTCCGATTAACCAAAGAACAATCTACAGGAGATGGAACAACACCCATAGCTaacataaaaattggaaattatatagaaaactaGCTAAaactaaaatgaaataaaaattagggGTGTAATTCAAAAGTACCATTTTGAAGAAATGCAAGTCTTTGTGCTAGATCATCTCTATTTGTAATTGTTGCACCCATAATAACATCTGAATGTCCATTCATATACTTCGTTAGagaatatattacaatatctgCTCCAAAATTTAAtggtttctataaaaaatatataacaaattatgtaattatatcatagtggtaaataaaatgtactACTCACCTGAAAATAACATGTTAGGAAAGTATTATCTACTACTACAATAATTTCAGCATCTTTTTGTTTGACTGCTTGAACAACAGCCTGAATATCAACTAACTTCAGTAGAGGATTAGTTGGTGTTTCTAACCAAACcatctaaaaaatataaatatataattcatatgtCTTAGacaatatcaaaatttgtttattattataattagtattataaaaaataaaatttcaaaatttctccACACCTTTGTATTAGGTTTTATATTggttataacattattaatatctGACATATCTACAAATGTAACTGTTTTATTTTGCGTGCATaaacatttttggaaaaaaCGATTAGTTCCACCATAAATATCATCTGTAGATATAATATGATCTCCTGCATTTAATAATGAAGTTACTACTGTTGTAGCACCTAAACCTGATGCAAAAGTTAATgcatattttccattttctagaGCAGCTAAACAAGTTTGTAAAACATTTCTTGTGGGATTGTTACTTCTTCC
This Bombus pascuorum chromosome 1, iyBomPasc1.1, whole genome shotgun sequence DNA region includes the following protein-coding sequences:
- the LOC132916852 gene encoding prenylcysteine oxidase 1-like isoform X2; this translates as MRDFVELLGLEHRPSKDERTSIWNGNEIIFEESNWEILSFIKLIYRYGVQPFSLNRYITSIINNFEKIYHLQDDGGVFTNISNLLLSINPGFPKLLEKSIKSEILNLGYSEKLINELVKTTLVVNYGQDTNVHSFVGFVSLAEAGFNLWSVKGGNKKVPEHLIYRNKHVNVVPSHVIKIINILNNDTQNLYEVHYHNQDSTNIMKATYDIVILAIPLIHDQQFPITFEGFPNNDFFSPVKYHETIATFVKADLKPHYFGLEAELDNILSCDPNRTIVSSLGRLNSVEGSMKNSNVWKIFSNKPLKSNIINEMFSNVQEIKQIAWKAYPEYSTKIHEAKFKLHNALYHVNAIEWIASAMEMSAIGGKNVALLAYRDFFRKFCFEKIVQTSSLKKKLSTEL
- the LOC132916852 gene encoding prenylcysteine oxidase 1-like isoform X1, whose protein sequence is MDWRIILLSILIFKRGICYEKCKPNIAIIGGGIGGAASSHFLTELFNNNLNIDLYEAKIIGGRLATIKVDGNEFEAGGSVIHPRNKYMRDFVELLGLEHRPSKDERTSIWNGNEIIFEESNWEILSFIKLIYRYGVQPFSLNRYITSIINNFEKIYHLQDDGGVFTNISNLLLSINPGFPKLLEKSIKSEILNLGYSEKLINELVKTTLVVNYGQDTNVHSFVGFVSLAEAGFNLWSVKGGNKKVPEHLIYRNKHVNVVPSHVIKIINILNNDTQNLYEVHYHNQDSTNIMKATYDIVILAIPLIHDQQFPITFEGFPNNDFFSPVKYHETIATFVKADLKPHYFGLEAELDNILSCDPNRTIVSSLGRLNSVEGSMKNSNVWKIFSNKPLKSNIINEMFSNVQEIKQIAWKAYPEYSTKIHEAKFKLHNALYHVNAIEWIASAMEMSAIGGKNVALLAYRDFFRKFCFEKIVQTSSLKKKLSTEL
- the LOC132916878 gene encoding solute carrier family 35 member E2A-like — encoded protein: MENHSVRINYALTPRDTEQQLIHDGETKLYEENIKKHEETIVTSETMGGSFYPKAMLFLVLWYLISGCTLFLNKYILSYMEGNPTILGACQMLMTTVCGFIQMYFPCGMYKTRTRLMRPAGFYKHMILVGCTRFTTVVLGLVSLNYVAVSFTETIKSSAPLFTVLISRYLLGEHTGLYVNLSLIPLMCGLALCSINEISFDFRGFIAAMATNVTECLQNVYSKMLISGDNFRYTPAELQFYTSLASIVVQIPVLILFVDLPTIEHSLSFKLFTAFLLNGVFFHFQSITAYVLMNYISPVTHSVVNTAKRASLIWLSVLLFNNPVTGLSAMGTSLVIIGVLLYNRAQEYDKLNKAKLRYNSKVNLQ
- the LOC132916868 gene encoding cystathionine gamma-lyase, producing MSTEVGFATKAIHAGQDPLQWNHWEVVPPIVMSTTFRQDGPGQTKGYDYGRSNNPTRNVLQTCLAALENGKYALTFASGLGATTVVTSLLNAGDHIISTDDIYGGTNRFFQKCLCTQNKTVTFVDMSDINNVITNIKPNTKMVWLETPTNPLLKLVDIQAVVQAVKQKDAEIIVVVDNTFLTCYFQKPLNFGADIVIYSLTKYMNGHSDVIMGATITNRDDLAQRLAFLQNAMGVVPSPVDCSLVNRSLKTLEIRMQQHMKNGLAVAQFLESHPCVEKVIHPYLPSHPQHEIALKQTSGHSGMVSFYLKSNSSKFLKALKLFTLAESLGGYESLAELPCVMTHASVPEEARATLGITNKLIRLSIGLETELDLLVDLDQALVASL
- the LOC132904467 gene encoding ribosome biogenesis protein BRX1 homolog; protein product: MAKKELKRKRINNLNKENIPQPEVLPAKRISDEPPPKKIKWINKQRVLVFATRGISYRHRHLMDDLKTLMPHHRPESKIERTKNLQVINEICEMKNCNKSILFEGRRKRDLYLWFSNISVGPCAKFLVENIYTMAELKMTGNCLRGSRPLLSFDENFNTKPHYGLLKELFVQIFGVPNHHPKSQPFFDHIYTFTILDNRIWFRNFQILTEDGGLAEIGPRFVLNPIKIFANSFSGEVLWDNPSYISPAKFRQSLKKNIAGKYINKVEQKMAQESSKPKESYSLNPMDEIFKGDPLEKAIELQQKETKEVQSNDSGKKKKIKMPLGKKIKHTNSKKKKRN
- the LOC132916838 gene encoding choline transporter-like 1, translating into MSCCSGDEDDEQRPEPTRVRGCTDIFWLCCFIVFWFLMILIAAFALVYGNPLRLINGYDSFGNTCGMKNNPKFGSMELSGQDTSDKPFLFFLDIRNVTQSLKICVKKCPDRTMTTMNDICKFYEETGSQLCHDKPGNDLSACSNGNRENKTGSCPGLPVYNSIPILNRCIPKAIKDVGETANYKLQLIANLYGLINSWDIIEQILGDLYKTWREILSLSFLAFVLSLFMIAIFHLLASIVTWIVMILVSVTTIAGSVLLWWTYIEIKRTLDKTNPNQLLEESVRNERAFLAFSIIATIITVILLLLLSILSKRIRFMTALFKESAKCLAELPGLFFQPLLTFTALILFFTFWVTVILCLATANYPGTKSVQMYKNHIFDPLNFSLIREKSAYVEERKFDFSLDSFKTFTLVEYVDPTWVKYMWWVYIIGLIWTSEFIISCQDMVISGAVAHWYFRGKDASASLVCSAMGNLVSYHLGSVACGSFLITLFKLPRLILTYLYAKFEKSKETSPCAQCGLKCCICCFYCLEKFIRYMNHNAYTVVAIEGTHFCNAAKIAFTALVSNALQIAVINGIGDFILFLGKCFVTAATGSVGLLFMKQDPRLHFYAAPIFVICVFAFFIAHCIISLYETVIDTLFLCICEDKNLNGENGKWRQSALAQIGSNTSSNGQQSHELVPMNT